From a single Populus nigra chromosome 18, ddPopNigr1.1, whole genome shotgun sequence genomic region:
- the LOC133678680 gene encoding plastidial pyruvate kinase 2, with amino-acid sequence MAQVVATTRSIHSSILSSPSSGSLQDRVDKLLKPSTFSSKFLSSHDKKKIISSVSSHRNTHIVAAAVKRSAEPEVIPVSPEDVPKREEQFVQLEQLGDTTAAVGMWTKPIVRRKTKIVCTIGPSTNTKEMIWKLAEAGMNVARMNMSHGDHASHQKVIDLVKEYNAQAKDNVIAIMLDTKGPEVRSGDLPQPIMLSPGQEFTFTIRRGVGTSDCVSVNYDDFVSDVEAGDMLLVDGGMMSLLVKSKTEDSVKCEVVDGGELKSRRHLNVRGKSATLPSITDKDWDDIKFGVENKVDFYAVSFVKDAQVVHELKNYLQSCGADIHVIVKIESADSIPNLHSIITASDGAMVARGDLGAELPIEEVPLLQEEIIRLCRSMGKAVIVATNMLESMIVHPTPTRAEVSDIAIAVREGADAVMLSGETAHGKFPLKAVKVMHTVSLRTEATIAGGEMPSNLGQAFKNHTSEMFAYHATMMSNTLGTSIVVFTRTGFMSILLSHYRPSGTVFAFTNEKRIQQRLALYQGVCPIYMQFSDDAEETFANALSVLKNQGMVKEGEEVALVQSGRQPIWRFQSTHNIQVRKV; translated from the exons ATGGCGCAAGTAGTGGCTACCACCAGATCGATTCACAGTTCTATCCTATCATCTCCTTCCTCTGGATCCTTACAAGACCGAGTTGATAAGCTACTCAAACCTTCCACTTTCTCTTCGAAATTTCTTTCAAGTCATGACAAGAAGAAAATTATCAGCAGCGTTTCTTCTCATAGGAACACTCATATTGTGGCGGCGGCTGTTAAGAGATCCGCCGAACCTGAAGTCATTCCTGTCTCACCCGAGGATGTACCAAAG agggAGGAGCAATTTGTGCAATTAGAGCAACTAGGTGACACGACAGCAGCTGTTGGAATGTGGACGAAGCCTATTGTTAGGAGAAAGACGAAGATTGTATGTACTATTGGACCGTCAACTAACACGAAGGAGATGATATGGAAGTTGGCTGAAGCGGGAATGAATGTTGCTAGAATGAATATGTCACATGGAGACCATGCTTCTCATCAGAAAGTCATTGATTTGGTTAAAGAGTATAATGCACAGGCGAAAGATAATGTCATTGCCATCATGCTTGATACCAAG ggTCCTGAAGTTAGGAGTGGTGACTTGCCTCAGCCTATCATGCTATCACCTGGACAGGAATTCACTTTTACGATTCGTAGGGGTGTTGGAACATCTGATTGTGTTAGTGTGAACTATGATGATTTTGTTAGTGATGTAGAAGCAGGCGACATGCTTCTTGTTGATG GCGGTATGATGTCACTTCTGGTGAAGTCCAAAACAGAGGATTCAGTGAAATGTGAAGTTGTTGATGGAGGAGAGCTTAAGTCCAGGCGTCATCTAAATGTTCGAGGAAAAAGCGCGACATTGCCTTCCATCACTG ACAAGGATTGGGATGATATAAAATTCGGAGTGGAGAACAAAGTTGACTTCTATGCTGTTTCCTTTGTTAAAGATGCACAAGTGGTTCATGAATTGAAGAATTATCTacaaa GCTGTGGTGCAGATATACATGTGATTGTAAAAATTGAAAGTGCAGATTCTATACCAAATTTGCATTCGATAATCACAGCATCTGATGGG gctATGGTTGCAAGAGGAGATCTTGGTGCAGAGCTCCCTATTGAGGAGGTTCCCCTGCTGCAG GAAGAGATAATCAGGCTGTGCCGGAGCATGGGAAAAGCTGTTATTGTGGCAACGAATATGCTGGAAAGCATGATTGTTCATCCAACTCCTACCAGAGCAGAGGTATCAGACATTGCCATTGCTGTTCGTGAGGGTGCTGATGCAGTCATGCTTTCTGGAGAAACTGCACATGGAAA ATTCCCACTGAAAGCTGTTAAAGTTATGCACACAGTCTCCTTGCGAACTGAAGCAACCATAGCTGGTGGTGAAATGCCATCTAATCTTGGTCAAGCATTCAAG AACCATACGAGTGAGATGTTTGCATACCATGCAACCATGATGTCAAACACTCTTGGAACCTCAATTGTTGTCTTCACAAGAACTGGCTTCATGTCTATATTACTGAGCCATTATCGACCTTCAGGCACTGTTTTTGCATTCACAAATGA GAAGAGGATACAACAGAGACTGGCTTTGTATCAAGGAGTGTGTCCCATATACATGCAGTTTTCAGATGATGCTGAAGAAACCTTTGCAAATGCCTTGTCAGTGCTCAAG AATCAAGGGATGGTAAAGGAAGGAGAAGAGGTCGCACTTGTTCAAAGTGGAAGACAACCAATCTGGCGGTTCCAATCTACCCATAATATTCAGGTCCGCAAAGTATAA